Below is a window of Flammeovirga kamogawensis DNA.
CCTACGCCGGCGTTTCCTCCAAGATGTTTAATATGTACACCTAAACGTTGTAAATCAGAAAAATAACAATCTTCTAAAAGGACATCTTTTATGTGTTTTTCCTTTCCTGCAACCGTATTTTTTGTGGTATAAAATGTAATACCAGAAACTTCTAAACCATTAAAAGCATCTTCTCCTTCGTCTTTTAATATTGGTTTTGGAGCATACACCTTTTTGAATACTAAGTTTCTAAAAATCAGATTCGACATGTTAGATGTACCTGAATTATAGATAAATATTCCATACGCGTCATCATCAGGAACACCAGAACGAGAGAATAGTCTTTCATTATGAATTTCTAAATCTTCAAAAATTATATAATCATTATTTTCTACTAAAATTGCTTCTTTATAATCACCTCCTAATTGTTCTCCTACTTCACCACTAATAATTGGTTTAGCACCAGTACCGTAAGAAGTAATTAATATATGTGCAGTACTATTCCCAGAACCGTTAATAACAAAATGACCATTAAAACGATCCCCTCTTTTAAAAAAAACTTTATCGCCTGCATTAAGTTGTGTAGAACTAATCTTTTCTAAGGTTGCCCATGGTGAATTCATTGTCCCATCATTTTGATCTAGTCCTTCTGAACTACTCAAATAGTATTCTGTAGCAAAAGTTGAATTATAAGCTATAATTAGCAGCGGTAGTAGAAGTTTATAGAATTTAAACATAACTAAGATTAAAAAAGTGAAGTCTTAAAATGATTGGAACAAAATTAGTGTAACAAAAGCACTTAATTAATCTACAACTTTACCATAATCAGTACTATTTCAACTTTTATAAATTACATTCTATTTAATATGATTTATCACTGTGTATAAAAACGCTTTTTTTTCTACCTATAATCAGTTATTATTAATTTATATAATTCAAAAATCTATAAATAAGTTGATCCATTATGATTATTAAATATCTAAAAAACCTAATAATTACACTCGTTATTATTAGTATATATTCTTGTTCTTCTACACCTCCTGCTGTTCCTAAAGTCGGACAACAAGTTGATCAAGAAGTAGTAGAACTAGATAAAAAGATTCGACGTTTTACGCCTGTAACAAAAATTGATCACGCTCGTTTTGCACGCAAAGAGGGTGTTTATACTCCCCCATCTATTGTTACAATTTTCTCTAACCCAAAAGTAAATACAAAACTTATTCAGAAGAATCCATTAATTGCAATAGATTTACCTTATAAGGTATTGTGTTATTCTGAAGCCGATACTACTCTAGCCAAAGTTGCTTACACTTCTGCAGAGTTCTTAAAGAAAAGACATGGATTAACAGACGAAGATGTAAAAGATTTTAATAAAGATATTACACGAGTAATAAGTGCGTTCCCTCAAGAAAGTGTTGTAACATCTACTACAAAAGATGTTACTAAACATTTTGGTATACACACAGTTGCTTCAAAATATGATTTTGAAACGACAGTGAAGAATTTAAATGAAGCAATTGGTGCTCAAGGAGACACAGAGTTTTTTGCTGTAGTAGACTATCAGAAAGACGCTAAAAAATATGGTGTTGACATGAATCCAATGCAATTAATTCTTTTTGGAGGACCTGCTCCTGGAGGAAAAGCAATGCATACTACACCTAGACTTGGTTTAGATGCCTTCTGCCAAAAACTTTTAGTTTTTGCTGATGATGAAGGAAATGTTACTGTTGCTTTTAATGATATTGTAGATTTCTCTGAACTGTATTATGACACATGGACTATTCCTCAAAGAGTGATTAATTACAGGCTAAATGATACTTTTTCTGGTGCAGTAACCGACTAATTTTTCACTTTAGTACTATTAATAATGAGTCAATTTTTTAAAAGATTGACTCATTTTTTATGGTTTTTCTTTTCTGAAAATTGATATCAAACAAAAAAAGGATCAAACTCTTCAGTTTAATCCTTTTCTGATTATATAATTTAGATTACTTAATTTATGAGTATTTGTTAATTCTAATGCTCAAATCCTTTGTAATCAATCCAATCAAAATCTGCATATTCTTTTGATGCTTTCCCATTACTTGTAACATAAACGCCACAATACGCACCTGTATAGCCACTGTTCCAACCAAAGCTTAAAAGGTAATCGGCTTTTGTTTCAACAAATTCTGCAAATGATTTACCATTATCAAGGGAGTACATAAAATGATATTTATTCTCTCTAGAAACTACTTTAAATACAATAGTACTATTATAATTATCAAGCACTTGCTCCTTAATTACTTTCACTTTATCAACTTTCTTTTCTGCAACAGCAACTTTCAAAACATATTTTCCATTTTGCTTAGTAACAGTCATATTAATATAATTATCATCTTTTTGAAAGATACTTATACCCGCTTCAACACCTTCTTTTTTACCAGCAAATTGCATTTTTGCAGAATAATCAAAATCTGTTTCTCTTTGGCGAACACCCATTAAACTAGCTTGACCTCTCATTTTTATGATTTCAGGTTTTGCAAAAACTCTAAGAAAACCACTTTTTTTAGTTAAACTATAGGTATTTGGTAAAGGTACTCTTCTAAAATTCCATTCTAAATTTAGAACATCTGTATCAAAATCATCCTTAAAAGAACCGTCTCTATATTGTACTTTATCAGTAAATGGAAGTTTTTCATTTTTCATCACTCTACCTGTTTCTGGAGCAACTACTGGCCAATCGTACTTTGGTTCTTTCCACCAAAATGGTTCTCTTTCCCATTGTACAGGTACTAAGAAAGTTTCTCTACCCATGTTGGTAGCACGTTGCACATCACCTCTAATACCTAAGGCAACCATATACCAACGTCCATCTTTTAATTGAATGATATCAGCATGTCCTGTACTGTTCACCCAGTTATCATAAGACAGGTTTCTTGTAGTTAAGATTGGGTTACGCTCATTAGATACAAACGTTCCTTTAATATCATCACTTACAGCAATCATCATAGAATGGTTATAACTCGTACCTCCTTCAGCAACCATTAAATAATAAAGACCATCGTGCTTATACATATGCGGTCCTTCTACCCAAACACCACCACATGCTCCTCTATAAAGGTATTGGCGTTCACCAATAAACTTCCACTCATTTAAATCTAATTGCTGACCATAGATTTCTCCTTCTCCTTCGTATGTTGGATTTTCAGGAGAATTTGCGCCAAAATACCATACATCACCATTGTCGTCAAAAAACAAGTCTGGATCAATACCAGGTGCACCTTCAATTATATGTGGTTCAGACCAAGGTCCTTCTGCTTTATCAGCAGTTATAATAAAATTGATTGTTTTGGTAGGAGAACCATCTATTGGGTTGTAAACGTTTGTAGTAATGATATAGAATTTACCATCATGATAACGCAAAGTAGGTGCATGAATACCTCCATTTTGCTGAACATCAACGAGGTTCATTTCGCCATTACATTGTTCTTCTCTGTGTAATCCGTAGCCAATTAATTCCCAATTTACCAGATCTTTACTCCTATGAATAGGTAACCCTGGAAAATACTCAAAAGAAGAATTGACGATATAATAATACTCTCCATCAGAAGTTATTGATGGGTCTGGATACCCTCCTTGTAAAATAGGGTTTTTAAATGTTGAATCTTGTGCAAATGTAGGTATTGCAAAAAGCAATAATAATAGTATTAATCTATACATAGGTTATCAAATTGTAATAATGGATAGGCAAAATAAAGAACTTTTGATAATTGCTACCTATACCTTAACAAAAAATAAAACCCCTCCATTGAAAATCAATAGAGGGGAGTTAAGCCCGTGCGTACACGGACAATTGATTCTTTACCCAAAATCTTTATTAACAAAACTGTGCCATATAAACCCCTATTAACTATTATTTGATATTAAACGGTGATGACTTTTACTTTTTTTAAGAAAAAACTAGCTATCCCAAAAAATCATAGGTTTAATTAGAGATTGAATATTTATTTTATTTTGTTCTTTGTAAAGAAGAAATTAACTTCAACCTTATCAAAAAATTAATCTTCTGATTTTAAAATAATCTATCCTACCTTATGCACGAAAACTCTAGAAATGCCACTCAACTTTGTGAACTATATGGCATCCAAGAAGAAGATATTCAAAATGTGAAAAACCTAAAAAGTCATGCAATGGAAAGAATGCCTATGATGGTAGATAGTTGGTATGACTGGTTAAAAACAACACCTGAATTTCATGAATACTTTGCAGATCCTAGTACGTTAAATAGAGTACAAAAGATGCAATTTGGATTCTGGGAACAGTTT
It encodes the following:
- a CDS encoding DUF302 domain-containing protein codes for the protein MIIKYLKNLIITLVIISIYSCSSTPPAVPKVGQQVDQEVVELDKKIRRFTPVTKIDHARFARKEGVYTPPSIVTIFSNPKVNTKLIQKNPLIAIDLPYKVLCYSEADTTLAKVAYTSAEFLKKRHGLTDEDVKDFNKDITRVISAFPQESVVTSTTKDVTKHFGIHTVASKYDFETTVKNLNEAIGAQGDTEFFAVVDYQKDAKKYGVDMNPMQLILFGGPAPGGKAMHTTPRLGLDAFCQKLLVFADDEGNVTVAFNDIVDFSELYYDTWTIPQRVINYRLNDTFSGAVTD
- a CDS encoding glycoside hydrolase family 43 protein → MYRLILLLLLFAIPTFAQDSTFKNPILQGGYPDPSITSDGEYYYIVNSSFEYFPGLPIHRSKDLVNWELIGYGLHREEQCNGEMNLVDVQQNGGIHAPTLRYHDGKFYIITTNVYNPIDGSPTKTINFIITADKAEGPWSEPHIIEGAPGIDPDLFFDDNGDVWYFGANSPENPTYEGEGEIYGQQLDLNEWKFIGERQYLYRGACGGVWVEGPHMYKHDGLYYLMVAEGGTSYNHSMMIAVSDDIKGTFVSNERNPILTTRNLSYDNWVNSTGHADIIQLKDGRWYMVALGIRGDVQRATNMGRETFLVPVQWEREPFWWKEPKYDWPVVAPETGRVMKNEKLPFTDKVQYRDGSFKDDFDTDVLNLEWNFRRVPLPNTYSLTKKSGFLRVFAKPEIIKMRGQASLMGVRQRETDFDYSAKMQFAGKKEGVEAGISIFQKDDNYINMTVTKQNGKYVLKVAVAEKKVDKVKVIKEQVLDNYNSTIVFKVVSRENKYHFMYSLDNGKSFAEFVETKADYLLSFGWNSGYTGAYCGVYVTSNGKASKEYADFDWIDYKGFEH